A single genomic interval of Eurosta solidaginis isolate ZX-2024a chromosome 3, ASM4086904v1, whole genome shotgun sequence harbors:
- the LOC137246471 gene encoding uncharacterized protein, whose product MRLHKALKGDAKNAVTSLLIYPNDVPKVIEKLQFNFGRPEMLIRVQLEKVKNLPIIYENRLEPVLSFSNRVRNMVAFFKSAKCEHHLMNTMLLDQLVAKMPSSKQYEWTKFAANVSPFPTIETFSLWVSEIAMVVSLMPTHVPNAQRFGPPSTPSGFRQNNANSNRQQPTPTAKRVLHNKETVVENSKTVRLQCQQNHKLSSCHQFTTMDIEGWTQSDRLLQKGNVWYQWVHTTTSSIISFHNKPPVKPVTPNNEDNERTKLP is encoded by the exons atgcgcTTGCATAAGGCGTTAAAAGGTGACGCTAAAAACGCTGTAACTTCGCTTTTGATTTATCCCAACGACGTGCCTAAAGTTATAGAAAAACTTCAATTTAATTTTGGACGCCCGGAGATGCTTATACGCGTACAATTGGAAAAAGTAAAGAATTTGCCAATCATTTACGAAAATCGCCTTGAACCTGTACTGAGTTTTTCAAATCGAGTGCGCAACATGGTCGCATTTTTTAAGTCCGCAAAATGTGAACACCACCTCATGAACACTATGttgttggatcagcttgtagccAAAATGCCGTCATCAAAACAGTACGAGTGGACGAAGTTTGCCGCTAACGTTTCGCCATTTCCTACTATAGAAACATTTTCGTTATGGGTTAGTGAGATCGCAATGGTTGTTAGTCTCATGCCAACTCACGTACCAAACGCGCAACGTTTTGGACCACCGTCGACTCCATCGGGATTTCGTCAAAATAATGCCAACAGCAATCGCCAACAACCCACTCCAACTGCAAAAAGAGTTTTACATAACAAGGAGACAGTAGTCGAAAATTCAAAGACAGTGCGCTTGCAATGCCAGCAAAATCACAAACTGAGTAGTTGCCACCAATTTACTACTATGGACATAGAAG GTTGGACACAGTCTGACCGATTGCTTCAGAAAGGAAACGTGTGGTATCAATGGGTGCACACGACAACATCATCAATTATTTCATTCCATAACAAGCCGCCAGTAAAGCCAGTCACGCCGAACAACGAGGATAATGAACGTACTAAATTGCCGTGA
- the LOC137244014 gene encoding uncharacterized protein isoform X1: protein MPDNGRPADAQSPPLQGNLSETQLNTLLLSISRLRESVEELRLETSRGQNEIQELRNRVQLEKVKNLPIIYENRLEPVLSFSNRVRNMVAFFKSAKCEHHLLNTILLDQLVAKMPSSKQYEWTKFAANVSPFPTVETFSLWVSEIAMVVSLMPTHVPNAQRFGPPSTPSGFRQNNANSNRQQLTPTAKRVLHNKETEVENSKTVCLQCQQNHKLSSCHQFTTMDIEGWTQSGRLHPDSVKIMPTVIANNPHQLQKEFCITRRQ, encoded by the exons ATGCCTGACAACGGAAGACCAGCAGACGCACAATCACCGCCGCTACAAGGCAATCTATCTGAAACGCAATTGAATACATTGCTACTAAGCATTTCACGCTTACGCGAGTCTGTGGAAGAACTTCGACTAGAAACAAGCCGTGGTCAAAATGAAATCCAAGAACTTCGAAATAGAGTACAATTGGAAAAAGTAAAGAATTTGCCAATCATTTACGAAAATCGCCTTGAACCTGTACTGAGTTTTTCAAATCGAGTGCGCAACATGGTCGCATTTTTTAAGTCCGCAAAATGTGAACACCACCTCTTGAACACTATAttgttggatcagcttgtagccAAAATGCCGTCATCAAAACAGTACGAGTGGACGAAGTTTGCCGCTAACGTTTCGCCATTTCCTACTGTAGAAACATTTTCGTTATGGGTTAGTGAGATCGCAATGGTTGTTAGTCTCATGCCAACTCACGTACCAAACGCGCAACGTTTTGGACCACCGTCGACTCCATCGGGATTCCGTCAAAATAATGCCAACAGTAATCGCCAACAACTCACTCCAACTGCAAAAAGAGTTTTGCATAACAAGGAGACAGAAGTCGAAAATTCAAAGACAGTGTGCTTGCAATGCCAGCAAAATCACAAACTGAGTAGTTGCCACCAATTTACTACTATGGACATAGAAG GTTGGACACAGTCTGGCCGATTGCATCCGGATTCCGTCAAAATAATGCCAACAGTAATCGCCAACAACCCACACCAACTGCAAAAAGAGTTTTGCATAACAAGGAGACAGTAG